The following are encoded in a window of Thermodesulfobacterium geofontis OPF15 genomic DNA:
- a CDS encoding helix-turn-helix transcriptional regulator translates to MEVLINFKNKLLAYAFFEILGKIEGIIPCLPEERKCKEPNIILTDYFSLNKEIISKFPKAKLVLVDSGLRVKSLLRVLMQYKVAGIIAPYTDLNLFKKALKVISDGQIWLDNKYLKHLLNGMDKVSSKGISLTSKEKDIIYLVCEGLSNKEIADKLNISEQTVKAHLHKIFRKFNISSRTQLINIFLNLLMTTKVYKQKLNFYYLNF, encoded by the coding sequence ATGGAAGTTTTAATTAATTTTAAGAATAAACTTTTGGCTTATGCTTTTTTTGAGATTTTGGGAAAAATAGAAGGGATTATTCCTTGTCTGCCTGAGGAAAGAAAATGTAAGGAACCAAATATTATTTTAACTGATTATTTCAGTCTAAATAAAGAGATCATTTCTAAATTTCCGAAAGCTAAGCTTGTTCTTGTTGATTCAGGATTAAGGGTAAAGTCTTTATTAAGGGTTTTGATGCAATATAAAGTAGCAGGAATAATAGCACCTTATACTGATTTAAATCTTTTTAAAAAAGCTTTAAAGGTTATTAGTGATGGGCAGATCTGGCTTGATAATAAATATCTCAAACATTTACTTAATGGTATGGATAAAGTTTCTTCTAAAGGAATTTCTTTAACTTCTAAAGAAAAAGATATAATTTATCTGGTTTGTGAAGGTTTATCAAATAAAGAAATTGCTGATAAATTAAATATTAGTGAACAAACAGTTAAAGCTCACCTTCACAAAATATTTAGAAAATTTAACATTTCAAGTAGAACTCAGCTAATTAACATCTTTTTGAATCTATTAATGACTACTAAAGTTTATAAACAAAAGTTAAATTTTTATTATCTAAATTTTTAA
- a CDS encoding Curlin associated repeat-containing protein has translation MKKMKKIKKIKKFLFSLSLPLLLSANFSFSQPTDLQKLDPNVALNLDVNLDVSVDVKLNLPSDYAKTVTIQMGNQNEAYQIQNGIANTAFIYQEGILNYASQLQEGDHNEAYIIQSGSGNKAYQNQYNDYNTGIIIQIGHGNEAHQNQYGYAKGIIIQNGNGHIITQN, from the coding sequence ATGAAAAAAATGAAAAAAATAAAAAAAATAAAAAAATTTCTTTTCAGCCTCTCCTTGCCCCTTCTCCTTTCAGCTAATTTTTCTTTTTCTCAGCCAACAGACCTACAAAAACTTGATCCAAACGTAGCCTTAAATTTGGATGTAAACCTTGATGTTTCAGTTGATGTAAAATTAAACTTACCGAGCGATTATGCTAAAACTGTTACTATCCAAATGGGAAACCAAAACGAAGCCTATCAAATACAAAATGGAATAGCAAACACTGCTTTCATTTATCAAGAGGGGATTTTAAATTATGCTTCCCAGTTGCAAGAGGGAGATCATAATGAGGCATATATTATTCAAAGCGGCTCAGGAAATAAAGCTTATCAAAATCAGTATAACGACTATAACACTGGTATAATAATCCAGATTGGACATGGAAACGAAGCTCATCAGAATCAATATGGATATGCAAAAGGAATTATCATTCAAAATGGAAATGGGCACATAATTACTCAAAATTAA
- a CDS encoding CsgE family curli-type amyloid fiber assembly protein, with the protein MKYIFLIFLFFLLCNPLWSQENEEKKAEKVIKEPTFYGFILDRTKSKIGRDFFENFSGLWEFPPGTEHLNIVIDEQSDPRWGSQILIFVEDTLVYYTLLKPRSEDIDQKAEEAVQVVFNYLMDYLKYQKYLEEEKFM; encoded by the coding sequence ATGAAATACATTTTTTTAATTTTTTTATTTTTCCTTCTTTGCAATCCCTTATGGTCTCAGGAAAATGAAGAAAAAAAAGCTGAAAAAGTTATAAAAGAGCCTACTTTTTATGGTTTCATTTTAGATAGAACCAAATCTAAAATAGGAAGGGATTTTTTTGAAAATTTTTCAGGTCTATGGGAATTTCCCCCTGGAACAGAACATCTTAACATTGTTATAGATGAACAAAGTGATCCAAGATGGGGAAGTCAAATCCTAATTTTTGTTGAGGATACCTTAGTTTATTATACTTTATTAAAACCCCGTTCAGAAGACATTGATCAAAAAGCAGAAGAAGCAGTTCAGGTAGTTTTTAATTATCTTATGGATTATCTTAAGTATCAAAAATATTTAGAAGAAGAAAAATTTATGTAG
- a CDS encoding curli production assembly/transport component CsgF: protein MKIVKSLFISLILSLSFISSSKATELIFQFTNPAFGGNPLYGSYYLQSAQMQNIFKEKKESWFKSKSLIERFTDSFTSQLLYRMSDYILDQLFGEDNTLPESPMTYTIGNFRIEYNPSGDYYTFTITDLSTGESSTIQVPKFM, encoded by the coding sequence ATGAAAATAGTAAAATCCCTTTTTATTAGCCTTATTTTAAGTTTGAGTTTTATTTCCTCCTCTAAAGCTACTGAACTTATTTTTCAGTTTACTAATCCTGCTTTTGGAGGAAATCCCCTTTATGGTTCTTATTATCTTCAGAGTGCTCAAATGCAAAATATTTTCAAAGAAAAAAAAGAATCTTGGTTTAAATCAAAATCTTTAATTGAGAGATTTACAGATAGTTTTACAAGCCAACTTCTTTACCGAATGTCTGATTATATTTTAGATCAGCTTTTTGGAGAGGATAATACCTTACCTGAAAGCCCTATGACTTATACCATAGGGAATTTTAGAATTGAGTATAATCCCTCAGGTGATTATTATACCTTTACTATAACAGATCTTTCAACAGGAGAATCAAGCACCATACAAGTGCCTAAGTTTATGTAA